One Fontisphaera persica DNA window includes the following coding sequences:
- the dnaN gene encoding DNA polymerase III subunit beta, with protein MKFKITKDSLFNGLAALQGVVGHRSTLPILSNVLVHAEAGRLDLTATDLDVTITRTVPADVIRKGQVTLPARRLFSLVRELGGGEIEFDVDDQCRCNLRVGPSFYKIHGLSPEEFPPLPKFKEERKVVVDQQKVLKMLKRTSYAASNDEARYVLNGINISLRDHKLTMVATDGRRLALAEEETDLPEGLQAEFTVPTKAVNELSHLLGPDGQVEIASSENYAGFILRGEGQSPTSLFTKLVDGTYPNYRQVIPSETKIRVQLPREEFMHALRRSEIMTSDKQTSVRLNFSENSLVITANSPEVGEGEERMGINYSGPQLSIAFNPRYLISPLEALEGEDEIFFDLVDELAPGVIRIKGPFLYVVMPMRLS; from the coding sequence ATGAAATTCAAAATAACCAAAGACAGCCTGTTTAATGGTCTTGCCGCACTACAAGGGGTTGTGGGGCATCGCAGCACGTTGCCCATTCTGTCGAATGTGTTGGTCCATGCGGAGGCTGGGCGTTTGGATTTGACCGCCACGGATTTGGACGTGACCATCACCCGCACCGTGCCTGCTGATGTCATTCGCAAGGGTCAGGTCACCTTGCCTGCCCGGAGGCTTTTCAGTTTGGTCCGTGAGCTGGGGGGAGGGGAGATTGAATTTGATGTGGATGACCAATGCCGCTGCAACCTGCGGGTGGGTCCGTCCTTCTACAAAATCCACGGGCTTTCGCCTGAGGAATTTCCCCCGCTGCCCAAATTCAAGGAAGAGCGCAAAGTGGTGGTGGACCAGCAAAAGGTGCTGAAGATGCTCAAACGCACCTCCTATGCTGCTTCCAATGATGAGGCCCGCTATGTGCTGAACGGCATCAACATCAGCCTGCGCGATCACAAGCTGACCATGGTGGCCACCGATGGACGCCGCCTGGCCCTGGCCGAAGAGGAAACCGACCTGCCTGAGGGATTGCAGGCGGAATTCACTGTGCCCACCAAAGCTGTCAATGAGCTTTCGCATCTCCTTGGCCCTGACGGGCAGGTGGAAATTGCCAGTTCTGAGAATTACGCGGGGTTCATTTTGCGCGGTGAAGGGCAGTCCCCGACCTCTCTTTTCACCAAGCTGGTGGACGGCACGTATCCCAATTACCGGCAGGTCATCCCGTCTGAGACCAAAATCCGCGTGCAACTGCCGCGTGAGGAATTCATGCACGCACTGCGGCGCTCGGAGATTATGACCAGCGATAAGCAGACTTCGGTGCGCTTGAACTTTTCAGAAAATTCCCTGGTCATCACCGCCAACAGCCCGGAAGTGGGCGAAGGCGAAGAGCGCATGGGCATCAATTATAGCGGCCCGCAGCTTTCGATTGCGTTTAATCCGCGCTACCTCATCTCGCCGCTCGAAGCGCTGGAAGGGGAGGATGAAATCTTCTTTGACCTGGTGGACGAACTGGCCCCAGGTGTCATTCGCATCAAAGGCCCCTTCCTCTACGTCGTCATGCCCATGCGCCTGTCCTGA
- a CDS encoding sialate O-acetylesterase, with amino-acid sequence MKPITCLVLLAALWSGPALAAAKKPLLVFILAGQSNMEGHARIETFDYIGDDPATAPLLRQMRNADGTPRVCERVWISYLTGGGGQNFELTGRLTAGFGSLDGRNTGKPGRKIGPEFTFGLTLDAALDQPVLLIKTAWGGKSLHTDFRPPSAGPYVFNETQLANLARRGRDLAAEKAKKASETGVYYRLMMEHVKKVLANPGRVVPDYDAAQGYELAGFVWLQGWNDMVDGDVYPERNKPGGYAAYSEVLAHFIRDVRKDLGAPKLPFVIGVMGVDGKQASATMREFRLAMAAPARLPEFQGNVVAVETAPFWSEELGAIDKKHEKVRQMRYFLDSKHKDYANADGSMTEEQKREFMKKYESELISPAEAALWKRGASNAGYHYLGCAKTFALMGRAFAESLLQMRSAAPAQPPPQGSSGE; translated from the coding sequence ATGAAACCCATAACCTGTTTGGTGCTCCTGGCCGCGCTCTGGAGTGGGCCGGCGCTGGCGGCGGCAAAGAAACCGCTGCTGGTCTTCATTCTCGCGGGCCAGTCGAACATGGAGGGACACGCCCGCATAGAGACGTTTGATTATATCGGCGATGACCCGGCCACGGCGCCGTTGTTGAGGCAAATGCGGAACGCCGACGGCACGCCGCGCGTCTGCGAGCGCGTTTGGATTTCTTATCTCACCGGCGGAGGCGGCCAGAACTTTGAGCTGACCGGCAGGCTGACGGCCGGCTTTGGCTCGCTGGACGGCCGTAACACCGGCAAACCCGGCCGCAAAATTGGGCCGGAATTCACCTTTGGGTTGACGCTGGACGCGGCGCTGGACCAGCCGGTGCTGCTCATCAAGACCGCCTGGGGCGGCAAGAGTTTGCATACCGATTTTCGCCCGCCCAGCGCGGGGCCGTATGTATTCAATGAGACGCAGCTTGCCAATCTGGCCCGGCGCGGCCGGGACCTTGCCGCGGAGAAAGCGAAAAAGGCGTCCGAGACCGGCGTGTATTACCGGCTGATGATGGAGCATGTCAAAAAGGTGCTCGCCAACCCCGGGCGCGTGGTGCCGGACTACGATGCGGCGCAAGGTTACGAGCTGGCCGGTTTTGTGTGGCTGCAGGGCTGGAATGACATGGTGGACGGGGACGTTTATCCCGAGCGCAACAAGCCCGGCGGTTACGCGGCTTACAGCGAGGTGCTGGCGCATTTCATTCGCGATGTGCGCAAAGACCTCGGCGCGCCCAAGCTGCCGTTTGTGATTGGTGTGATGGGGGTGGACGGCAAGCAGGCCAGCGCGACCATGCGGGAATTTCGCCTGGCCATGGCGGCGCCGGCGCGGCTGCCGGAGTTTCAGGGCAATGTGGTGGCGGTGGAAACGGCGCCCTTTTGGAGCGAGGAGCTGGGGGCGATTGACAAGAAGCACGAGAAGGTGCGGCAGATGCGTTATTTCCTGGACTCGAAACACAAGGACTACGCCAATGCGGACGGCAGCATGACCGAGGAGCAGAAGCGGGAGTTCATGAAGAAATACGAGTCCGAGCTCATCAGCCCCGCCGAGGCGGCGCTGTGGAAACGCGGCGCTTCCAATGCTGGCTATCACTACCTCGGCTGCGCCAAGACCTTTGCCCTGATGGGCCGGGCGTTTGCGGAGTCCCTCCTGCAAATGCGGAGCGCGGCCCCCGCCCAACCGCCGCCGCAGGGCAGTAGCGGTGAGTGA
- a CDS encoding alpha-L-fucosidase, whose translation MSHRIIFLLVLGLAGGLGAQTPVKDYRKETPAERDARMAWFREARFGMFIHWGVYAVPAGEWEGKTHYGEWFLEETKMPVSQYEKFAQQFNPVKFNAREWVRMAKEAGMRYIVITSKHHDGFGLFRSELTDWCIKRTPFPRDPLQELAAACQEAGIVLCFYYSIMDWHHPDWGTRRKYHDLATGTPDMDRYVAYMKGQLKELLTRYGRIGILWFDGEWESPWTHERGVDLCNYVRSLQPQIIVNNRVGKGRAGMSGMDQGQGVGDYGTPEQEIPPTGFGPGVDWESCMTMNNHWGYNKHDQNWKSTRTLIRNLIDCASKGGNYLLNIGPTAEGTFPEPSIQRLAEMGAWMKVNQEAIYGTTASPFKKLPWGRCTQKPGKLYLHVFDWPKDGRLVVPLANRVNRAYLLAERNTTLTVTPGPAETGGLVVNVPQAAPDANATVVVLEIAGQPEVTALAPAITQAADGTLTLKAEDAEIIGRTARLETKAGGVPNIGFWSNVKDRVEWTAKITRPGTFAVEVHYACAPNCGGQYALLAGNQKLEVSVAPTKDWSDFVTAKIGQLKLESAGAVTFTVQPLKRQGEGLMNLRSVKLTPVP comes from the coding sequence ATGAGCCACCGTATTATTTTCCTGCTGGTTTTGGGGTTGGCGGGCGGGCTGGGTGCGCAGACGCCGGTCAAGGATTATCGCAAAGAAACTCCCGCCGAGCGCGACGCGCGCATGGCATGGTTCCGGGAGGCGCGGTTCGGCATGTTCATTCATTGGGGCGTTTATGCGGTGCCGGCCGGGGAGTGGGAGGGCAAAACGCACTATGGCGAGTGGTTTCTGGAAGAGACGAAGATGCCGGTGTCGCAGTATGAGAAGTTTGCGCAGCAGTTCAACCCGGTGAAGTTCAACGCGCGGGAATGGGTGCGGATGGCCAAGGAGGCGGGGATGCGGTACATCGTCATCACCAGCAAGCATCATGATGGTTTCGGGCTGTTCCGGAGCGAGCTGACGGACTGGTGCATCAAGCGCACGCCGTTTCCGCGGGACCCGTTGCAGGAGCTGGCGGCGGCATGCCAGGAGGCGGGGATTGTTCTCTGTTTTTATTATTCCATCATGGACTGGCATCACCCGGACTGGGGGACGCGCCGGAAGTATCACGACCTGGCCACCGGCACGCCGGACATGGACCGGTATGTGGCGTACATGAAAGGGCAGCTCAAGGAGCTGCTGACGCGCTATGGGCGGATTGGGATTTTGTGGTTTGACGGGGAGTGGGAAAGCCCGTGGACGCATGAGCGCGGGGTGGATTTGTGCAATTATGTGCGCAGCCTGCAGCCGCAAATCATCGTCAACAACCGCGTGGGCAAGGGGCGGGCGGGGATGAGCGGCATGGACCAGGGGCAGGGCGTGGGCGATTATGGGACGCCGGAGCAGGAAATCCCGCCCACCGGGTTTGGGCCGGGGGTGGATTGGGAGTCGTGCATGACGATGAACAATCATTGGGGCTACAACAAACATGACCAGAACTGGAAATCCACGCGCACGCTCATCCGCAACTTGATTGACTGCGCCAGCAAGGGGGGTAACTACCTGCTGAACATTGGCCCGACGGCGGAGGGGACGTTTCCGGAGCCGAGCATTCAGCGGCTGGCGGAAATGGGGGCGTGGATGAAGGTGAATCAGGAGGCGATTTATGGGACGACGGCCAGCCCGTTCAAAAAACTGCCCTGGGGCCGCTGCACGCAGAAGCCGGGCAAATTATATCTGCACGTGTTTGACTGGCCCAAGGATGGCCGGCTGGTGGTGCCGCTGGCCAACCGCGTCAACCGCGCATATTTGCTGGCGGAGCGCAACACGACGTTGACCGTCACCCCCGGCCCGGCGGAGACGGGCGGGCTGGTGGTGAACGTGCCTCAGGCGGCGCCGGATGCGAATGCCACGGTGGTGGTGCTGGAAATCGCGGGCCAGCCGGAGGTCACCGCCCTGGCTCCGGCAATCACGCAGGCGGCGGACGGCACGCTGACGCTCAAGGCCGAGGACGCGGAGATTATCGGGCGCACGGCGCGGCTGGAGACCAAGGCGGGCGGCGTGCCCAACATTGGCTTCTGGAGCAATGTCAAAGACCGCGTGGAGTGGACGGCCAAAATCACGCGGCCCGGCACGTTTGCGGTGGAGGTGCATTACGCCTGCGCGCCAAATTGCGGCGGCCAGTATGCGTTGCTGGCGGGCAATCAGAAATTGGAAGTCAGCGTGGCGCCCACCAAAGACTGGAGTGATTTTGTCACGGCCAAGATTGGCCAGTTGAAACTGGAAAGCGCCGGGGCGGTGACCTTCACCGTGCAGCCGCTCAAGCGGCAGGGCGAAGGTCTGATGAATTTGCGGTCGGTCAAACTGACGCCCGTGCCATGA
- a CDS encoding alpha/beta hydrolase, whose protein sequence is MKTEVGYSIYLPPGYATTTNRYPVVYWLPGGGCNEDPESPSLAPGLWGQLDSCIRQDTLPPHIFIVVNGGRYTRYYDSLDGTVMMETTIIRELIPHVDATYRTMGNRGGRAIQGESMGGMGSLKFAFKYPELFSSVVAFCPALLDAEAHMQRNPTLIPALFNGDKALFTKDSPAALVVSNADNIRDKLAIKIIIGSEDGLLEWSEKLHASMVKLKISHEYEIVGGVGHDFAPRKLELQLRALQYAAEHFTLPRPVWSKSP, encoded by the coding sequence ATGAAAACGGAAGTCGGCTACAGCATTTACCTTCCACCGGGCTATGCCACCACCACCAACCGTTATCCTGTCGTCTATTGGTTGCCGGGAGGCGGATGCAACGAAGACCCGGAAAGTCCCTCGCTGGCGCCGGGCCTGTGGGGCCAACTGGACTCGTGCATCCGGCAGGACACACTGCCGCCCCACATTTTCATCGTCGTCAATGGGGGGCGCTACACGCGTTATTATGATTCGCTGGATGGCACGGTGATGATGGAAACCACCATCATCCGGGAGTTGATTCCGCACGTGGACGCCACGTATCGCACGATGGGGAATCGGGGCGGGCGGGCGATTCAGGGGGAGTCCATGGGCGGGATGGGCAGTTTGAAGTTCGCCTTCAAGTATCCGGAATTGTTCAGTTCGGTGGTGGCTTTTTGCCCGGCGTTGCTGGATGCGGAGGCGCACATGCAGCGGAATCCGACGCTCATCCCGGCGTTGTTCAACGGGGACAAGGCGTTGTTCACCAAGGACAGTCCGGCGGCACTGGTGGTGAGCAATGCGGACAACATTCGGGACAAACTGGCCATTAAAATCATCATCGGCAGCGAGGATGGGCTGCTGGAATGGAGCGAGAAACTGCACGCGAGCATGGTGAAGCTGAAAATCTCGCATGAGTATGAAATCGTGGGGGGAGTGGGGCACGATTTTGCGCCCCGGAAGCTGGAGCTGCAATTGCGGGCGCTGCAATATGCGGCGGAGCATTTCACGCTGCCCCGGCCGGTGTGGAGCAAAAGCCCCTGA
- a CDS encoding immunoglobulin domain-containing protein, which translates to MKNSNAWGMGVIMLVFFFSSNARPQTPIAVPLPGSVIIKAVTDHSRDRVYALNRGAAGSNGSLLALNATNGAIEGEIALNVSPSDMCLDYRHDAVYVVHNMGRTVAKVNLKTFSKESQRSFTTTNALDNSNPLYVAAGRSNFLYLTDGAGVPNIITFDYANGTTLATTEAGAGNLAVTRDGRYLYYWYQYLWFLGWYNSKVVVMDAWTNAHLTALRESPAYLNMDSLDTPLLLDASERLIFVKTHVLRADNPQVIVQVFDENIYAISMDGRYAFGRSKVYNVMTGNVVTNYPFASNVQAVSDRHKKLFRYQAATETMFIYPLGYLGDVAGIQPKGIPADGATVSAVMTNLSWTAYPPALAFDVYWGTNAQDVAQAGLNSACYLGRTQGTTMGLPGALAPGRDYYWRLDVFTHTFTNRGPVWSFHTFDLMVQPTELNELAYNLSMPFTQSVSVEGQGQWQAWVQDPSWVALPMSNGTAPATIAIEFRPGNLTPGSYTNVLWIQPNGSQQAIPLQLTIVAMNISKMTADYQRPYIYALSPPEVTQGQPGRLLFIRTDNGLVERSLPIGLNPVDLTINYEEGRLYVANHGYEAVQVVDLETQQLLQPLVLNTADIYRINAGRRGYLAVEGYDQWVHLILYNTQTGEERSRLSVVREGDGEFDVTGRYYYHEDNNISIPAITIYDTLNDSFEKVASSSTFAYGSRNLVRSADGSRLVCVRMLFTKDLQVLAQLPQEIYSLSTNGRVAFGQSSAFDTEFLSEIHNLHGNSTVSIVDGVNQYYWYYASGTVARIPMTEICAPKITRQPTNSAILEGRPVYITTSAQGLQPITYQWYFANQPMALQTNAFLSLPAMQPEHTGDYYLVVSNAYGTVTSSVIEVKLVRSPAILQQPANTNLYAGSTLVLGLTAEGTPPMTCQWYLGGSALAGATNTTLIIYNIQNNSQGFYQAILTNSWGSVTSAPVWVRVLPSAPIIVQQPLSRKEYVALPINLTVVARGSEPMVYYWFITNSSPYAVSQNSLTIIPQLRNTGPYFVVVSNALGTVTSQVASLTVIGSAPFIHQQPTGGAVMLGGTWTFNVQVSGSQPIMYYWFQNGNFLRTTSQPNLMLSPVAVNDAGAYYLVASNAVGRATSAVAVLEVLQPPQLTSTLTNQRFAEGDDVMIAPSVTGTPPVNAAWYFNEGQLISTNLVLVITNIQRHQAGSYRLVVANPYGTLANTIRLHIFPPPGNMVAWGDASGRQAPAPPGLHDVVAVAGGDFHSVALRFNGQLAAWGYNHQGQITMPSNLPPLVAIAAGANHTLGLSEDGKVFAWGANSHRQTNVPVQASSNVLAISAGSLHSLALLRNGRVVAWGDNSYGQTNVPAVLTNVQAMAAGSFHNLALRSNGTVVAWGYNHGGQTNVPGTATNVIALAAGLAHSVALLADGRVLCWGDNAYGQCQPPADATNLVAIAAGIYHTYALRRDGQVFAWGDNSFGQLDLPEATCTSRVLGTGFYHGLAVVQRPSLRLAPAPEGLRMVWDGPGVLQWATSPAGPFSDVGRATNEWVIPMNHPAGFFRLRR; encoded by the coding sequence ATGAAAAATTCCAATGCGTGGGGGATGGGAGTCATCATGCTCGTTTTCTTTTTCAGCTCGAACGCAAGGCCACAAACTCCTATTGCTGTGCCACTGCCCGGTAGTGTCATCATCAAAGCGGTGACGGATCACAGCCGCGACCGCGTTTACGCCTTAAACCGGGGTGCCGCAGGCAGCAATGGCAGTCTGTTGGCGTTGAACGCCACCAACGGCGCAATAGAGGGTGAAATCGCACTAAACGTCAGTCCCTCTGACATGTGCCTGGACTATCGGCACGATGCGGTCTATGTAGTGCACAACATGGGCCGAACTGTCGCCAAGGTTAATTTGAAAACGTTTTCCAAGGAATCGCAGCGTTCCTTCACCACCACCAACGCCCTCGATAACAGCAACCCGCTTTATGTAGCTGCTGGCCGCAGTAATTTCCTGTATCTGACGGACGGCGCTGGGGTACCGAACATCATCACCTTTGATTACGCAAATGGCACGACCTTAGCCACTACTGAAGCCGGAGCGGGTAACCTAGCTGTGACCCGCGATGGACGGTACTTGTACTATTGGTATCAGTATTTATGGTTTTTGGGATGGTACAACTCCAAGGTAGTGGTAATGGATGCCTGGACCAACGCGCATTTAACTGCATTGAGGGAATCGCCGGCTTACCTAAACATGGACTCACTTGATACGCCGTTGCTGCTGGATGCCAGCGAACGCCTGATTTTTGTCAAAACCCACGTGCTGCGGGCTGATAACCCCCAAGTCATCGTACAAGTCTTTGATGAAAACATCTATGCCATCTCGATGGATGGCCGTTATGCTTTTGGCCGCAGCAAAGTTTACAACGTTATGACGGGAAACGTGGTTACCAATTATCCCTTTGCCAGCAACGTCCAGGCGGTGTCAGACCGCCACAAGAAATTATTTCGATATCAGGCTGCCACAGAAACCATGTTCATTTATCCCCTTGGTTACCTGGGGGACGTCGCAGGAATTCAGCCCAAAGGAATTCCGGCTGATGGGGCAACGGTCAGTGCCGTGATGACCAACCTGAGTTGGACGGCCTATCCCCCTGCCCTGGCCTTCGATGTTTACTGGGGCACCAATGCCCAGGACGTGGCCCAGGCCGGCTTGAATTCCGCATGTTATTTGGGCCGCACCCAGGGTACGACCATGGGGCTGCCGGGAGCCCTTGCGCCCGGCCGCGACTATTACTGGCGTTTGGACGTGTTCACGCATACCTTCACCAACCGAGGCCCTGTATGGAGCTTTCATACCTTCGACCTTATGGTCCAACCCACTGAGTTGAACGAGTTGGCCTACAACCTTTCGATGCCTTTTACTCAGTCCGTGAGTGTTGAAGGCCAGGGCCAGTGGCAGGCATGGGTGCAGGACCCTTCCTGGGTGGCGCTGCCCATGAGCAATGGTACTGCGCCCGCCACCATTGCCATCGAATTTCGCCCAGGCAACCTGACTCCCGGCTCTTATACCAACGTGCTGTGGATTCAGCCGAATGGCTCACAACAGGCCATACCCCTCCAACTCACCATTGTGGCCATGAACATTTCGAAAATGACGGCGGATTACCAGCGGCCTTACATTTACGCTTTGTCGCCCCCTGAGGTTACCCAAGGGCAACCAGGGCGTTTGCTGTTTATTCGCACCGACAATGGCTTGGTGGAGCGGTCATTGCCCATCGGCTTGAACCCCGTGGACCTGACCATTAATTATGAAGAAGGGCGCCTGTATGTGGCTAATCATGGCTATGAGGCGGTGCAGGTGGTGGATTTGGAAACCCAGCAATTGCTGCAGCCGCTGGTGCTCAACACGGCCGATATTTACAGAATAAACGCAGGTCGGCGCGGCTATTTGGCGGTGGAAGGATATGATCAGTGGGTTCACCTTATTTTATACAACACCCAAACTGGAGAGGAGCGCTCCCGTCTATCGGTCGTCAGAGAAGGCGATGGCGAATTTGATGTGACAGGCAGGTATTATTATCATGAGGATAATAACATATCAATTCCGGCCATTACTATTTATGATACTCTTAATGACAGTTTTGAGAAAGTTGCGAGCTCCAGCACGTTCGCTTACGGTTCCCGCAATCTGGTCAGGAGTGCGGACGGCTCCCGCCTGGTCTGTGTAAGGATGCTGTTCACGAAAGACCTTCAAGTTTTGGCGCAATTACCCCAGGAAATCTACAGCCTTTCCACCAATGGCCGGGTGGCCTTTGGACAATCCAGTGCTTTTGATACAGAATTTCTAAGCGAAATCCACAACCTGCACGGCAATTCCACTGTTAGCATCGTAGATGGAGTAAATCAATATTATTGGTACTATGCCAGCGGGACTGTGGCTCGCATTCCCATGACGGAGATTTGCGCGCCCAAGATAACTCGCCAACCTACGAATTCCGCGATTCTTGAAGGCAGACCGGTTTATATTACCACCAGCGCCCAGGGTTTGCAGCCAATAACCTATCAATGGTACTTCGCCAACCAGCCCATGGCCTTGCAAACCAATGCCTTCTTATCCCTGCCCGCCATGCAGCCGGAACATACGGGCGACTATTATCTGGTGGTTTCCAATGCTTATGGAACCGTCACCAGTTCGGTGATTGAAGTCAAGCTGGTGCGAAGTCCCGCCATTTTGCAACAGCCTGCCAATACCAACCTTTACGCAGGAAGCACCTTGGTGCTTGGCCTCACCGCGGAAGGGACCCCGCCGATGACCTGCCAATGGTATTTGGGTGGCAGTGCGCTTGCGGGTGCCACCAACACCACGCTCATCATTTATAACATTCAAAATAACTCCCAAGGGTTCTATCAGGCCATATTGACCAATAGTTGGGGTTCAGTTACCAGCGCACCTGTATGGGTGCGCGTCCTGCCCAGCGCACCCATTATTGTACAACAGCCGTTATCTAGGAAGGAATATGTTGCCTTACCGATCAACTTGACAGTCGTTGCCCGGGGCAGCGAACCCATGGTTTATTATTGGTTTATAACCAACAGTTCCCCCTATGCTGTTTCGCAAAATTCCTTAACAATCATCCCCCAACTTCGCAATACCGGCCCCTATTTTGTAGTGGTTTCCAATGCTTTAGGAACAGTCACCAGCCAGGTGGCGAGTTTAACCGTGATTGGTTCGGCTCCTTTTATCCATCAGCAACCCACTGGCGGAGCAGTCATGCTTGGAGGAACTTGGACATTCAATGTGCAAGTCTCCGGCAGCCAACCGATCATGTATTATTGGTTCCAAAACGGCAATTTCTTGAGGACGACCTCTCAACCCAACCTGATGCTGTCACCGGTCGCGGTGAACGATGCCGGCGCCTATTACCTCGTCGCCTCGAATGCTGTCGGCAGGGCCACCAGTGCTGTGGCTGTGTTGGAAGTCCTTCAGCCGCCGCAATTGACAAGTACCCTGACCAACCAGCGGTTTGCTGAAGGGGATGACGTGATGATTGCACCGTCCGTGACGGGCACTCCGCCTGTTAATGCGGCCTGGTACTTTAATGAGGGGCAGCTTATCAGCACCAACCTGGTGTTGGTCATCACCAATATCCAACGCCATCAGGCCGGGTCATACCGGCTGGTTGTGGCCAACCCTTACGGCACCCTCGCCAATACCATCCGCCTGCATATTTTCCCGCCGCCCGGCAACATGGTGGCATGGGGAGATGCTAGTGGCCGGCAAGCACCTGCGCCACCGGGCCTGCATGACGTGGTAGCCGTGGCGGGCGGGGATTTTCATTCGGTGGCTTTGCGCTTTAATGGCCAGTTGGCGGCCTGGGGATATAATCATCAAGGACAGATCACAATGCCCAGCAATTTGCCGCCCCTTGTCGCCATTGCCGCAGGGGCCAATCATACCTTGGGGTTGTCGGAGGACGGCAAAGTTTTCGCTTGGGGCGCCAACTCCCATAGACAAACGAATGTGCCCGTCCAGGCATCCAGCAATGTCCTGGCCATTAGTGCCGGCAGCCTGCACAGCCTGGCCTTGTTGAGAAATGGCCGCGTGGTGGCTTGGGGAGATAACAGCTACGGCCAAACCAATGTTCCTGCCGTTTTAACCAATGTCCAGGCCATGGCTGCCGGAAGTTTTCACAACCTCGCCTTGCGATCCAATGGCACCGTCGTGGCTTGGGGGTATAATCATGGCGGTCAAACCAACGTCCCCGGCACGGCCACCAATGTCATCGCTCTGGCCGCCGGACTGGCCCATAGTGTTGCGCTGCTGGCCGATGGGCGCGTGCTTTGCTGGGGTGACAATGCCTATGGGCAATGCCAGCCGCCCGCCGATGCCACCAATCTCGTGGCCATCGCGGCTGGGATTTACCATACCTATGCTTTGCGCCGAGATGGACAGGTGTTCGCCTGGGGCGATAATAGCTTCGGCCAGCTTGATTTGCCCGAAGCCACTTGCACGAGCCGAGTTTTGGGAACGGGTTTTTATCATGGACTGGCGGTGGTACAACGCCCGTCACTGCGGCTGGCACCCGCTCCTGAGGGCCTCCGGATGGTGTGGGACGGCCCCGGCGTATTGCAATGGGCCACCTCGCCGGCGGGGCCTTTTTCGGATGTTGGCCGCGCCACCAATGAATGGGTGATTCCCATGAACCATCCGGCCGGATTTTTCCGCCTGCGCCGCTAA
- a CDS encoding cysteine desulfurase family protein, with amino-acid sequence MYLDYNAATPLDARVREAMAPFLNEIFGNPSSIHARGRQARAHLDEAHERLAALLQCKPSEIIFTSGGTEANNLAILGAARALKHKGRHLITSRIEHHAVLECFHYLEKHEGFEVTYVPAESDGSVSPHSIESAIRKDTVLISLMAANNETGAVQPVKAVGSLCRKLGICFHTDAVQWLGKLPFGTIHDFEADLVAGCAHKLHGPKGAGFLFVRSPFKPQPLMLGGPQENELRAGTENLAQIAGLVDAFERFCRPPVFDAESIRSLAQEIRSFLNGMKGVNVIKPPNSLPNTVAFTVKGATSLEILANLDLEGIQASAGAACMSGALQPSHVLLGMGRSREEANSLIRISLGRENTPEDIEHFKQVFSRLAAKWTTSE; translated from the coding sequence GTGTATCTGGATTACAATGCGGCGACGCCTCTTGATGCCAGGGTGCGAGAGGCGATGGCGCCGTTTTTGAATGAGATTTTCGGTAACCCGTCCAGCATCCATGCGCGTGGCCGCCAGGCCCGCGCCCATCTGGACGAGGCCCACGAGCGGCTGGCAGCACTCCTGCAATGCAAACCGTCGGAAATCATTTTCACGTCCGGTGGCACCGAGGCCAACAACCTGGCAATCCTGGGGGCGGCCCGAGCGCTCAAGCACAAAGGCCGCCATTTAATCACTTCCAGGATTGAGCACCACGCCGTGCTCGAGTGCTTCCATTATTTGGAGAAGCATGAAGGTTTTGAAGTCACCTATGTCCCGGCTGAATCGGATGGAAGTGTCAGTCCTCATTCCATTGAGTCTGCCATAAGAAAGGATACGGTGCTGATTTCGCTCATGGCGGCCAACAACGAAACTGGCGCCGTGCAACCCGTCAAAGCGGTGGGTTCTCTGTGTCGCAAGCTCGGCATATGCTTCCACACGGATGCTGTGCAATGGTTAGGCAAGCTTCCTTTCGGCACAATTCATGATTTCGAGGCAGACCTTGTGGCCGGCTGTGCCCACAAGCTCCACGGTCCTAAGGGTGCGGGTTTCCTTTTTGTACGCTCTCCCTTCAAGCCGCAACCGCTGATGCTGGGCGGCCCACAGGAAAACGAGCTCAGAGCAGGCACGGAAAATCTGGCTCAAATCGCCGGTCTGGTGGATGCCTTTGAACGTTTCTGCCGCCCGCCTGTCTTCGACGCAGAATCCATCAGGTCTTTGGCGCAGGAAATACGCAGTTTCCTGAATGGGATGAAAGGGGTCAATGTTATTAAACCACCCAACTCACTTCCAAACACGGTGGCATTTACCGTTAAAGGAGCCACCAGCTTGGAAATATTGGCCAATTTGGATCTCGAAGGCATCCAGGCCAGCGCCGGGGCTGCTTGCATGTCAGGTGCGCTGCAGCCTTCGCACGTTCTTTTAGGGATGGGCCGCTCACGCGAAGAAGCCAATTCTCTCATTAGAATCTCGCTGGGCCGTGAAAACACGCCAGAGGACATTGAACATTTCAAACAAGTGTTTTCCCGCCTCGCCGCCAAGTGGACAACTTCTGAATAA